Proteins from a genomic interval of Pseudomonas paeninsulae:
- a CDS encoding NAD-dependent epimerase/dehydratase family protein, which yields MSDTPILVTGGAGFIGSHLVDALLAQGHRVRVLDNLSMGKRANLPLDNPRLHLLEGDVADAVLVDQAVAGCAAVVHLAAVASVQASVDDPVGTHQSNFVGTLNVCEAMRRHGVKRVVFASSAAVYGNNGEGQAIDEGTAKAPLTPYASDKLASEHYLDFYRRQHGLEPAIFRFFNIFGPRQDPSSPYSGVISIFTQRVQQGLPIGVFGDGEQTRDFFYIGDLLALLMQALNLPQVVVGAVNVGWNQAVSLNQLLAEIGGLCGGLPALEYQAARPGDIRHSRANNQRLLECYQLPPATSMREGLRKLLGQD from the coding sequence ATGTCTGACACGCCTATTCTGGTTACCGGCGGCGCCGGTTTCATCGGCTCGCACCTGGTTGACGCGCTATTGGCGCAAGGCCATAGGGTGCGCGTGCTGGACAACCTTTCAATGGGCAAGCGCGCCAATCTGCCGCTGGACAACCCGCGGCTGCATTTGCTCGAGGGCGATGTGGCCGATGCGGTCCTGGTCGATCAGGCTGTGGCCGGTTGTGCTGCTGTGGTGCACCTGGCCGCGGTGGCCTCGGTACAAGCCTCGGTGGACGATCCGGTGGGTACTCACCAGAGCAACTTCGTCGGCACCTTGAATGTCTGCGAGGCCATGCGCCGGCACGGCGTCAAGCGCGTGGTCTTTGCTTCCAGTGCGGCGGTCTACGGTAACAATGGCGAAGGCCAGGCGATTGATGAGGGTACTGCCAAGGCGCCGTTGACCCCTTACGCGTCCGATAAGCTGGCCAGTGAGCATTACCTGGACTTCTATCGCCGTCAGCATGGCCTGGAACCGGCGATTTTCCGCTTCTTCAATATTTTCGGTCCACGTCAGGATCCGTCCTCACCTTACTCCGGGGTGATCAGCATCTTCACCCAGCGGGTGCAGCAAGGCTTGCCGATCGGCGTGTTCGGCGATGGCGAGCAGACCCGCGATTTCTTCTATATCGGCGATCTGCTGGCGCTGCTGATGCAGGCGTTGAACCTGCCGCAGGTTGTTGTGGGGGCGGTGAATGTCGGCTGGAATCAGGCCGTCAGCCTCAACCAGCTGTTGGCCGAAATCGGCGGTTTGTGTGGCGGCTTGCCGGCGCTTGAGTATCAGGCGGCGCGGCCCGGCGATATCCGTCATTCACGGGCGAATAACCAGCGTTTGTTGGAGTGTTACCAGCTGCCGCCGGCGACCTCCATGCGTGAGGGTTTGCGCAAGCTATTGGGCCAAGACTGA
- a CDS encoding OmpW/AlkL family protein translates to MRKSLLAISILATALAAPFAQAYQAGDIIVRAGAATVDPHESSSDLWVGALNSDVAGTKATLNSDTQLGLTGTYMLTSHIGIDLLAATPFSHDVGVKGMPGGFAGLNGKLGELKHLPPTLSVVYYPLDGASAFQPYAGVGINYTWFFDDKLSSEAEGKGFSGLDMKDSWGLAAQAGMDYMLTDNLLFNAHVRYIDIDTTGTTSFGGEKVKVDVEVDPFVYMVALGYKF, encoded by the coding sequence ATGCGCAAGTCCCTGCTCGCTATTTCCATTCTCGCCACCGCATTGGCCGCCCCTTTCGCCCAGGCCTACCAGGCAGGCGACATCATCGTGCGCGCAGGTGCCGCTACCGTCGATCCGCATGAAAGCAGCAGCGATCTCTGGGTCGGCGCACTGAACAGCGACGTCGCCGGCACCAAAGCCACGCTGAACAGCGACACCCAACTGGGCCTGACTGGCACCTACATGCTCACCAGCCACATCGGCATCGACCTGCTCGCCGCCACCCCGTTCAGCCATGACGTCGGCGTGAAAGGTATGCCGGGCGGTTTTGCCGGGTTGAATGGCAAACTGGGTGAACTCAAGCACCTGCCACCGACCCTGAGCGTCGTCTACTACCCGCTCGACGGCGCCTCAGCCTTCCAGCCCTATGCGGGCGTGGGCATCAACTACACTTGGTTCTTCGACGACAAGCTGAGCAGCGAAGCCGAAGGCAAGGGTTTCAGCGGCCTCGACATGAAAGACTCCTGGGGCCTCGCCGCCCAGGCGGGCATGGACTACATGCTGACCGACAACCTGCTGTTCAACGCTCACGTGCGTTACATCGACATCGACACCACCGGCACCACCTCCTTCGGTGGCGAGAAGGTCAAGGTCGATGTAGAGGTCGATCCATTCGTCTACATGGTCGCCCTCGGCTACAAGTTCTAA